A DNA window from Chloroflexota bacterium contains the following coding sequences:
- a CDS encoding AbrB/MazE/SpoVT family DNA-binding domain-containing protein encodes MMTISKVGRRGQITLPKEVRHWLNLREGDRVAFIRRGGEVILQPLTRTLLDLRGSVPVSEPQDFTAVRRQVIESHAREVAQSDE; translated from the coding sequence ATGATGACGATTAGCAAAGTCGGCCGTCGTGGACAGATCACTCTTCCAAAGGAAGTACGCCATTGGCTCAATCTACGCGAGGGAGATCGGGTAGCGTTTATACGTCGAGGGGGTGAGGTCATCCTCCAGCCTCTCACACGTACTCTGCTCGATCTCAGAGGTAGCGTGCCCGTCTCCGAGCCTCAAGACTTCACAGCTGTTCGCCGCCAGGTCATAGAATCCCACGCCCGCGAGGTCGCCCAAAGTGATGAGTGA